The Bradyrhizobium barranii subsp. barranii genome segment GGACGTACCGCTGTTCGAGCGGTTCGCGTCCGACAAGCGCGTCATCGTTCCGGCCTCGAATTATCTGCCGAAATGGCTGTGGGCGCTGCCGCCGGCGCTTCAGTTCCTCAGCAAGCGCCGGGTCTGGCTGTCGCTGCTGTCGTCGCCGGTGCATGGCTGGCACATCCAGCAGATCCTCAAGATCGCCGGCGTCCTCAACGCGCCGGAGCAACGTGTCTGCATCCTGGATTCGGACAATCTGTTCTTCCGCGAATTCGACGTTGGCCAATATGCCGGCGCCGAGAAGACGCCGCTGTTCGTTACCCCGAAGGACATCGGCGCGGACCATCCGCTGCATGGGCTGTGGCTGCGCACCGTCGATCAGCTTCTCGGTATCAAGGAACGCTCGTTCCCCGCCGATGACTATGTCGGCAACGCGCTGGTCTGGGACAAGGACACCGCGCGCGCGATGACCGACGCCATCAAGGCGGCGACGGGCTTGAACTGGGTTCTGGCGCTGTGCCGGAAGAAGAAGTTCTCGGAGTATCTGATGTACGGACACTTCGTCGCGAAGTCGCCCGCGCATCTGGCCACCCATCGGGTCACCGAAGACAGCATTGCGGTCTCGCATTGGGACGACACGCCCCTCGACCGTCCCGCCATCGAAGCGATGATGCGCGCGGCCTCGCCCGAACAGGTCGCGCTCTGCATCCAGTCCTATTCGTCGACCTCGGTCGACGACACCGCGACGTGTTCCGCCTTAGCTCGCGGGATCGACGCAGCCCGAGCCTGTCTCCTGAAGATATGGGTGATGCGGCCGAATTCGAAGTGCCGGCGAAGACGCGCTAAGGCCGCGTCTCAGGCGTCTCTCGTGAACTTGCTGATCACGTCCATGAACGGCTTCGGCTTGAACTCGCCGTCGAGCGGCAAGGGGCGGTTCGGCTGCTTGTCCGCGCGGGCGAAGGTGCCGTTGATCCAGCTATAGCGATCCGAGAGCCCCAGGTCAGGATCGAGCGCACCGGGCCGCTGGTCGAGATCGCTGTCAGGAGATCGTCGACGCGCTTGGCGACGATGGCGTCGCGCTCTGCCGGATTGCCCGTCAGCTTCTGGTCGTCGACATCGAGCTCGGTGACGAGCACCTCGAGGCCCCAGGAGCGCAACTCGGTGACGAATTCGGCGAGCCCATGCGTGTCGATCTCGAGCTCGGCATGCAGATGCGATTGCAGGCCTACGGCGTGCAGCGGCACGCCCTGGTCGAGCAGGTCCATGATCAGGTTGCGGTACGCCGCGCGCTTGGCAATGAACGAGTCCTTCGCCGACTCGATGTCGTATTCGTTGATCGCGAGCTTGACGAAGGGATCGGCCGCGGCCGCCGTGCGGAAGGCCAGCGGAATCCAGCGGTTGCCCAGATGCTGCGTCCAGAACGTGTCGCGCCGGTCGGTGATCTTCTTCGGATTGTCCGGGATCGGCTCGTTGACGACGTCCCACGACGTCAGCTTTTTCCTTGTAATAGGACACGACGGTGCCGATGTGGTCGACATAGGCGCGCTCGAGCCTTTGGAATCCTTGATCTGCTTGGCCCAGTCCGGA includes the following:
- a CDS encoding endo-1,4-beta-xylanase, producing MTRLDRREFLLGGAAALAAGATASAAPASKLAQRRPGFGAAATLWDLQADPRLGEAISTYCTQVVPVLELKWPMLRPNAHTFNFERADAILDFARENDLTMRGHALAWYHDIPDWAKQIKDSKGSSAPMSTTSAPSCPITRKKLTSWDVVNEPIPDNPKKITDRRDTFWTQHLGNRWIPLAFRTAAAADPFVKLAINEYDIESAKDSFIAKRAAYRNLIMDLLDQGVPLHAVGLQSHLHAELEIDTHGLAEFVTELRSWGLEVLVTELDVDDQKLTGNPAERDAIVAKRVDDLLTAISTSGPVRSILTWGSRIAIAGSTAPSPARTSSRTAPCRSTASSSRSRSWT